AACATGCTAACCTACATGCTGAAATTATTTGGTAGTGTGATTtgattttatgtgaagaaaacTTAGTATAGCAAGTTTATTTTAAGGATCAGGTTCTTGATATTCAGCCCAGGCACGTTAAACCACTGTTATTTCTAACTCTATTGATGAAATAAGGTTATTAGAAACTGAGAATTTTAAAGATTTGTATTAGGTACCGTGGTTTGCAAACAGAGTCTGGACCCGTAATGGAGTTTTCAGATCAGTTTAATGGGTCTGACTAGCCTTAAAACAAATGAAGTAGACCAGAGtagaaaagaaattatgtatCACAAAATACAAGGTTAAGTACTTGGTGAAACCTTTGCTtaagtgtgtgtatttatgtatatatggatGCATGTATACATTCAtaagtggtcttttttttttttttttttgagacacagtcttgctctgttgcccaggctggagtgcagtggtgctatctcggctcactgcaagctccgcctcttgggttcacgccattctcctgcctcagcctcccgagtagctgggactacaggcacccgccaccacgacctgcgaatctttttgtatttttagtagagatggggtttcactatgttcgcaaggatggtcttgatctcctgacctcgtgatccgcccaccttggcctcccaaagtgctgggattacaggcgtgagccactgcacccggcccattccTAAGTGTTTTTATTGGATTGCAATGCAGATATATTTCTTAATGTGAgatgatttaaaaagaaagccaCAGCTCTGTAACTGTTTGCTTTGAAGTAGTTTGAGTATCTGAGTTcttcatatttttgtgttttgggaGGCAGAATAGGTAACTAGTTAGGATGCAAGAGTAAAAGAGCAACTTTCTTTGAATCTTCAGTGATTAACCAATAAAGTTGAGATGGGATTTTACTCATTAAGTAGTTTTGGGTAGTTAAGGCTGAATTTGCTTTGTGGAGGTTTTGAAAGCTGTTATAACTAGAGGaagaaatatatgtgtgtttCACAAAGTTGTAGTTGCATTTACTGAAAATGTTGTATATGGTTCAGTGAATGTAATATATGTGATGCTTAACATAAAGCTATCTGAGAAAACATTCTTTCTGATTCAAGACTGGAAATACCTACTTTTAGTCAACTATTCTGGCATTGCTTAGGGCAGCTGTTTGTTTTTACCAAAAATGTAGaacctaaataaatgaaggtCTTTGGACTTTTAGGGGAAGAGATAGTCAGTAGATTTTtgtgttcttgttttttaatatgaaatagTTTTCGGGAAAGGTTATATATAAATAAGCATCAGGTGTTGTTTACATTTAAGAAATTGAGTTATAGATGTTaacttaatgtcttctttttttcttctatttctttcaaagGTTTGGGCCCCATGGTATCCCTGTGACAGTATTTCCCAAAAGGGAATATAAGGATAAACCAGAAGCCATGCCGCTCCAAAGTAATACATTCCAAGAAGGGACAGAAGTCAAGTGTGAAGCAAATGGTGCTGTTCCTGATGACCCTTCTCCTGTCCCGCATCCCGAGCTGAGCTTGGCTGAAAGCCTGTGGACTTCCAAACCACCACCTCTCTTCCATGAAGGAGCACCTTATCCTCCCCCTTTGTTTATCAGGGACACATATAACCAATCAATACCTCAGCCACCTCCTCGGAAAATTAAGCGACCCAAACGAAAAATGTACAGGGAAGAACCCACTTCAATAATGAATGCTATTAAACTACGACCCAGGCAAGTTCTGTGTGATAAATGTAAAAACAGTGTTGTtgctgaaaaaaaggaaattagaaaaggtAGTAGTGCAAGTGACTCTTCTAAATATGAAGATAAAAAACGGAGAAATGAAAGTATGACTACTGtgaacaaaaaactgaaaactgaCCATAAAGTGGATGggaaaaaccaaaatgaaagcCAGAAAAGAAATGCTGTGGTTAAGGTTTCAAATATTGCTCACAGCAGAGGCAGAGTAGTAAAAGTTTCTGCTCAGGCAAATACATCAAAAGCTCAGTTAAGTACTAAAAAAGTTCTCCAGAGTAAGAACATGGATCATGCGAAAGCTCGGGAAGTGTTAAAAATTGCCAAAGAAAAGGCACAAAAGAAGCGAAATGAAACCTCTACTTCCAAAAATGCACATTCAAAAGTCCATTTCACACGTCGATATCAGAATCCTAGCTCAGGTTCCCTTCCACCCCGGGTTCGTTTAAAACCACAGAGGTACAGGAATGAAGAAAATGACTCTTCTCTGAAGACAGGACTTGAGAAAATGCGGAGTGGCAAGATGGCACCCAAGCCCCAGTCTCGCTGCACCTCTACCCGCTCAGCAGGTGAGGCCCCTTCAGAAAATCAGAGTCACTCAAAAGGCCCTGAAGAGGCCAGCAGTGAGGTTCAGGACACAAATGAAGTGCATGTGCCTGGTGATCAGGATGAACCACAGACATTGGGCAAAAAGGGCAGCAAAAACAATATCTCTGTTTACATGACCctaaatcaaaagaaatctgACTCTTCCAGTGCTTCAGTGTGTAGCATTGATAGCACAGATGATTTGAAATCTTCCAACTCTGAGTGTAGTTCTTCTGAAAGCTTTGATTTTCCTCCAGGCAGTATGCATgcaccttccacctcctccacttcctcctcttcaaaggaagagaaaaagctcAGTAATTCCTTGAAAATGAAGGTCTTTTCCAAAAACGTCTCTAAATGCGTCACACCAGATGGCAGGACCATATGTGTAGGGGACATTGTTTGGGCCAAGATATATGGCTTCCCTTGGTGGCCAGCTCGTATTCTTACTATAACTGTGAGCCGGAAAGATAACGGCCTTTTAGTCCGACAGGAGGCCCGTATTTCATGGTTTGGGTCTCCAACAACATCTTTCCTTGCTCTTTCACAACTCTCCCCCTTTTTAGAAAACTTCCAGTCACGCTTTAATAAGAAGAGAAAGGGCCTGTATCGCAAGGCTATCACAGAGGCAGCTAAGGCTGCCAAGCAGCTGACCCCTGAAGTGCGGGCTTTGTTGACACAGTTTGAAACGTGAACATGGGCAGTAAGGTAGGCAAGACCATTGGAAGTCACCATAGATTTTCTAGTCTAGTTAGGAATAATTTCTACAAAATAGCTTGGCCAGATTGGAGAGAGAAGTTGCACTCAGTTGGCTGGCTTTTTAATGCTTACCTTATAGCCATTTTTAGACTGAGAGCTTAAACTGAACATATAATCAAATTTTGTGTTAAGGAAGTGAGATTTTAGCagtatttttcagttttgaagTTCAAAACCATCCCAAGGCATAGGAGCTATAGCCTCAACTGAAATTGAATTTTTGTAGGGACTGTTAATTGCCATTTGTACCTaatactgtatatatacacatatatatacatatatatatatatacgtatgtatatatatgaaatatagcCTGTCACTGTGTGACACAGGTTGCATATTTGGGATTGCAATAAGGGCTTGGTGAGCTGGGGGAATAGTGTGGATATTTAATGActacttgttttttaaataatgaacacTTAGCCTTTCTATGCGCATAATGGTGTAAAAGTTAGATGGTTAGGTGTTTGACAAACAGATGCTTGCTATTCAGTTACAGACTGGGGAAATAGCCCAGTGTTTGGGATTAAAACTGTCAAGACTGGATAGGTGTTAGTCATCACTGTCTTTCGTCCAGTGGGGGTTTAATAAATACTTTCAAGCTTCTGGTTTGGGAGTTTAGATAGGTTTGATTTTGGATTTGTAAATAGTTGATTGCTAAATTTGGTCAGATTTCTCCTGACTGGCTGTTCCTAAATTCTTAGGATATGTCCCAGTAAAATTATACTTTGTGAATTAATTGTCATATGTGTAATTGTTGCATTTTGGATGTACCTAAtttgataattaaaataatttccgTTTAAGGTATCTGTTTGCAggtcagaaaatgagaaaatgtaattgTGTAATGctctgaaatgtaaaaaaaaaaaaaaaaaaaaaaaaccaaaaaaaactgtaaataaaatcaactaaatccaaattatttgtgtgtgtttctcaaaaagctttgaaaaatttcaagatggtagaaaattattctttgtaagagTGTTTAGAAGAGATGAAAAAATCAAACTTTTATTTTGCTATCTGCCCTGTCAGGGAATATATTATCTGAGATAAGAAAGCTTCAAATAATGAGAGATGAATCAGTATATTctcaaaataagattttatagTATAGAGGTTTGATAATGCTTTTAGATTTGATACTCCCTTCCTGCCAATTTCTCATAAATgtgtgaattttaatttttagctttaaTATTTCATCACATGCTTCCTTTTTTTACATTTGGGTAATTACAACCGGTcttttctgtttggttttctgcctcATGTATCACTGCTTTTGGGGCTACTAACTTAGCTTACTATTTTTCTACACGGTCCATCTGTCCCTAAGATTTgatttcttattttccatttttagctTTGTATTAGTAGTGAGAAATATATCTGATTGGCTGTGGAGGCAAGTTTATCTCAAGATTTTTAAAGTTGCTTTCATACTTTTTGTGTCTTAACAACTTTTGGATATCTAATTTCAAtactttaagaaatttaaaatttagcagTTTTTTGTGGATTTCTAAATCCAATTTGAAGTAGTTATTATGGAACTCATAATGAAAAGATTAATGGAGATTGAAAATCAATAGTCTTGTCAGCTTTCTTAAGGTTATTGACTGCTAATTTCTGCAAAAGCAAGTAGAATTTCTTCTGGGGAACTCACTCAATGCTTTTTGATTATaataaacacacattttaaaaacagatgttTCACTTGAGTAGAACATATTCTTTCCTGCAAACAGAAACaactatacttaaaaaaaaaattctttgaaattcaCAGCGTGGTTGAGAAGTTATAAGGAACTATCCTAAAAGATTTTCCAAGTATTTGTTTCAGATTAATGAACTTGTTCATTCAggtgtttttaaaagtttgaagtcTAAAGTTCAGAAAGACTTAAAAGTCACCAAAATATGTAATTCCAAGGCTTTGTTTAATGACCTGGGTGAGTTTTATCTTAACAGTAGTTTGAAGTGGACATTACTAATATGGTCAAGTGCCTGGTAAATGTGCTCTTGTGGCATAAACcaaatttaatttgtttcagaagccatggggaaagagaagaaagaaaaaaaatcattgttgaaTATAAAAGTAACAATCTGTTTTGTAGAACACAACTTTGAGGAAAAGGTTGAGCATATCACAAATGATATGCCAAATGACCCCTTCATTTTAAACTGGCGGTCTGGCATATTTCATTTGTAGTTTCAGTAGGGAAGCAAGTTTTAAAGAATCTAATCTTAAATATGTATTCTAAACTCTAATAGCTgaatattaaaaacttttattccaATGGAAATGTGTTAGATAAATTTGTCCAGTGTCTACTGCAGATGGAGATAGAGTTGAATTGGGTAGTTGTAGCCActttatatttctctttgaaaTGATAAAAGGCACTTATTCTTGATATGGAGATAACAGAAGTGGGTATTTTTTCCCCTTGGAGTGGGAGTAAACTGGCTTAGACCAAATCTGCGGCTTAAGTAAGAGTCGTGGCTAAAACAAAGGATTGGCCAGGGGAGAAACCAAGTGAAGGAAGAGTTATGAAAGctaagaatgtctttatttctggaaATTCTCAGAAATGTAAAGCATCAgagtatttttccctttttactttCTAGAATTTATAGACCAGGAAGCTGACTAATCATTTGGAAGGAACATCCATTCAACTCTCATTTACAGATGTGGAACCAAAGACCAAACAATTATCTgtgagaggccaggtgcggtgggtcaTTCCCATATTCCTAGaagtttggaaggccaaggtgggatgattgcttgaggcccggagttcgagaccagtctgggcaacatagacccctgTCCCCCCGCCATctctgcagaaaaataaaaacttagctgggcatggtggcgcacacctacagtcccagctattcgcctgtatcctagctacttgggaggctaagatggcttgagctcaggagttagaggctgcagtgagctatgatcacaccactgcactctggtctgggcaagagtgagaccctgtctctgaaaaaaaccCTATATATCAGTGAGATAGAGAAACTGGGATTCACTAGTCTGGAGCCTTTTTGCATGATGTGGTGGTGTGTCCCTAGATGGTTTTGATGGGGAAAAATGTGGTGATGTGTCCTTAGATGGTtttgatggggaaaaaaatctgtaaatagtAATTGTAGATTAGTACCAAGTTGAATAGGCAGGAATTTTGATGTGAAAACAGACTGGAGGCAAAGAACAGGGAACTGACACTAAAATCAACTAAATGAATATATCTTCATAAGTGAGCCTGAGTGTCTAAATTGCAAAATATTAAATTGAGTTACACTCCTATTTAAGCAGGTTGTACTTTTCTAAAAATTGGTTATGTTTAAAAGGTCACAAGTCTGTAGAATAACTGAATTGGGAACTGGAAATACCTTAAGTCTATAATTTGTATCTAAAATTAGGTTTTCCCTTTTAAGTTGTGAATTTTCTATGGTCTGTGCTGCACGCTTTCACTTTTATTAGTACTTACAGCCAAAGAGATGGGCAAATGTCtagaaaaattaatgttttgaTTCAGGAATTTGTGCCTAGTGATGGCCTCCAATAGGGAATTTTCCAGAGAGAATGAAGACTCAGTTTCTAAGTTGGGGCAAATTTAGTTTTCGTTTTGGTAGTGTTCTTATATTACAGCTATTAAAACAATCTCTTAAAAAATGCCGGATATGGCTGGgtacggtagctcatgcctgtgatcccagcacttagggaggctgaggcaggtggatcacctgcagtcaggagttcgagaccagcctggccaacatggcgaaaccccgtctgtattaaaccccatctctactaaaaacacaaaaattagctgcgcatggtggcatacacctgtaatcccagctactcgagaggctgagtcaggagaattgcttgaacccgggaggcggaggttgcactctagcctgggtgacagagtgagactgtctcaataaacaaaacaaaaaacatgccgGACATAAGGAATTCAGAAATAGGATGCCATGCCAATTTcgaggagaaaataaaacagtgagTGTGCATTAGTTACTTTTACCTGGTTCTGATTTAGTTAATAGGCCCTTCATATTCCAAGTTTACAGTTTGTGTAGATTTACTGtattccttcattcaacaaatgaacaggattaaaaaatgaaagcattagCTAATAGTAATATGCTTTGTTGTGCTATTTTGAATGAAGGAATAGGAAATTTAAAGTCACAGTGATATAGCTGATctgtatatttttagttttccagGGTATTTTGGTGTCTTTACCATGGATAACTGACACTAACATAAGATAAACAACTCTTTGTCTTATCTTTATTCAAGTAAGAGACCTAACATTTATAGATCCAAAcaggatttttgttttccttttcttgtggCATTGTATGAAAATCACCTTCTCCTTGTTATATTAATGGAGCActgtgatttttttgtgtggtatttaaaaaactaaatagatGTAAAATTcatcatcttaatcatttttaattatacagttctgtggcattaaatacattcacaatgttcAACCATCACCACCTTCCATTTGTAATTTAGTTttgatagaaatttttaaaattaggatggCACTTTCTAGAAGGTGTTAGAAATTAAGTTACAGGAGTGTTTTTCTTGGTCAGTGATGTGATTGGAATATGCTGCTAGCATTGCCCACTTCCAGGATTCCTTCCTGATCAACCTGTAGTCCTACACAAGGAAATAACTGTAGCTTACAATGCTAATCGGTGCCCcagcccctccttttttttttttttttttttttgagatagggtcgcactctgccacccaggctggaatgcagtggcgagatcacaACCTAGAtttcctggggtcaagcagttctcccacctcaagcCCCCTGCCCCCACCGTAGCCGGGACTActggtgcatgtcaccatgcctggctaattttttttttttttttaattttttttattaattttttttgcacacataaacaataaacattttctaaaaatacatacaaacaaaaagatgcgtatcaaacatattaggaaggttgcacatgggaagtcggggaataaaaatggggggtggaagttaaaataaatgagagagggactttatatggatcagtgataataactcaatcctctatttgacaaagaagagggagaaggaagaggaagaaaaagaaagtgggataaaggatcagaaagggaggaaaatagaaaaaattagagtatgactccagggtagacctgttttgttgtcactgagttggttggttggtttgtctgctgtatttttcatgcttcgccaagttggccagactggtctcgaactcctagcccgaagtgatcaacccgcctcgccccccagagtgctgggaccacaggcgtgagccaccacgtccagcccccacattgcccctggcctccgtggtagacctcccagacggggcggccaggcagagacgctcctcacttcttcccagacgataggtgggcctggctaatttttaaaaaatgtttagtagagacaaaatctccctttgttgcccaggctggtctcaaactcctgggctcaagtgatcctctcgtctTGGCCCCcaacaaagtgctaggattataggcatgagccaccgtgctcggccagcATCTCcatttttaagaactgtaactGCCAAATTTTTAGGTGAATTAGTGTGACTGCACTTACCTAGAAGTTATTTGGTTTTGGTTAAAACTGTTCCCTTCCAGTAACATAAACTTTTATATCAAGGCATATTTGTTTTCCAATAACTGTACTGACATAAAAAGTGGAAAAAGCAAGTAAATTTCAAAAAGTGGTgtacatattattaaaatatggcAAAAAGTGTGATGGTATGTAAAACTTGGAAAGTAGTTTAATTCCATTACTAATTTAAATGACTTCCAtattcaaaattgacaaattatttATGAGGCCGAACaccgtggttcatgcctatagtcccagctactccagaggctgaggcaggaagatggggttccaccatgttggccatgctggtctcaattcctgacctcaggtgatccacccgcctcgggctcccaaagtgctgggattatagacgtgagccactgcgcctggcccataaaGCCTTAATGTTAAAAACAGACCAATTGCAAACTTGGTTTAaaggtgaatttaaaaaaatatgtgtatatatatatatatatttatttagagacaaggtctcactctcgcCTAAGCTAGACTGTAGGAGtataatcatgactcactgcagccttgacctcctgggctcaggcgattctcctgcctcggcctcataGCTGGGGCCACAGACACATACCATCACACCtgaccaattttaaaaaattatttgtagagacagtgtcacactatgttgcccagggtggtcttgaactcctgggctcaagcagtaacttccgcctcagcctcccaaagtggtggggttacaggtatgagccactgcgccctgctaaatattttttcttcacgtttctgatatttttgtaaagtatcattaaaaagaagttgaaaacaGTCATTATTTAAATATGGAAGTTTCTTTGTGTCATAAGAAAGTGACAGTtataaaggctgggcgcggtggcccacttctgtaatcccagcactttgggaggccgaggcaggcagatcacctgagttaaggagttcgaggccagcctggccaacatggtgaaaccccatctctattaaaaatacaaaaatgagccgggcgtggtggcgggcacctgtagtcccagctgctcaggaggctgaggcagtagaatggcgtgaacccagtaggcagaggttgcagtgagccgggattgcaccgctgcattccagcctgggtgacagagcgagactccatctcaaaaaaaaaaaaaaaagaatgtgacatgtgacagccgggcgtggtggctcacacctgtaatcccagcactttaggaggccaaagcgggtggatcatgaggtgaggagttcgagaccacgtgaccaacatggtgaaaccctgtctctattaaaaatacaaaaattagatgggcgtgctggcgaacacctgtaatcccagctactcaggaggctgaggcaagagaatcgcttgaacccaggaggcagaggttgcagtgagccgagattgcgccattgcactccagcctgggtgacagagcgagactccacctcaaaaaaaaaaaaaaaaaaaaatgtgactgtTACTTCCTTATATTGACTTGGAAATCTGAGTCTTAACCAGAAACCATCATTAAAACTTCTCATAACTTTTTCTATCCTGGTTGTCAGTATCTACAAGGAAAAGCCAAATACTTCATAGCTGAAGTGTTAGCCTGTTATGATCacacttttttcctcttctcaaaTAAAAACCTTGTAATTATAATGCATATCaggggccgagtgcagtggctcattcctgtaatcctagcactttgggaggccaaagtggctggatcacctgaggtcaggagttcaagaccagcctggccaacatggtgaaacactttccctattaaaaatacaaaaattagctgggcatggtggtgggtgcctgtagtcccagctactcgggaggctgaggcaggagaatcacttgaacccaggaggcagaggttgcagtgagccaagattatgccactgcactccagcctgggtaacagagccaaactccatctcaaaataaataaataaataaataaataaaatgcatatcaGGTGTTAGCAagggcttcttttctttttctttttttcttttttttttttttttttttttttactatttaaggTAATTTTGTCCCCCTCAGTGTCCCTCATTTAGATTCACTTAAAAGCTATTGAAAAAGCCTAGGGATGTCAGGTAAAATATGATAGAATTTTTTTATTGCCTGTGGAAAAATTTTTTGTAATGTGAGAGTGTCATCAAGTTGagtgtaaaagaaagaaatggatacttaggagtatatatatatgtaacttgCCAGTGATGCAGGTGAGTTTAAGCATTCATTAACATTTTTGGGACCAGGTGCcttgggtcatgcctataatcctagtattttgggagaccgaggcaggagcatcatttgagtccaggagtttgagaccagcctgggcaacatggtgaaactctatctctacaaaaaatataaaaaaataaggtGGGctcggtggtgcgcacctgtagtcccagctacttgggaggctgaggtgggaggaccactttagcctgggaggctgaggctgctgttAGCCAtcgtcctgcca
The Symphalangus syndactylus isolate Jambi chromosome 7, NHGRI_mSymSyn1-v2.1_pri, whole genome shotgun sequence genome window above contains:
- the PWWP2A gene encoding PWWP domain-containing protein 2A isoform X5, with the translated sequence MAAVAAEAAATAASPGEGGAGEAEPEMEPIPGSEAGTDPLPVTATEASVPDGETDGQQSAPQADEPPLPPPPPPPGELARSPEAAGPELEAEEKLSVRVAESAAAAPQGGPELPPSPASPPEQPPAPEEREEPPLPQPVAPALVPPAGGDSTVSQLIPGSEVRVTLDHIIEDALVVSFRLGEKLFSGVLMDLSKRFGPHGIPVTVFPKREYKDKPEAMPLQSNTFQEGTEVKCEANGAVPDDPSPVPHPELSLAESLWTSKPPPLFHEGAPYPPPLFIRDTYNQSIPQPPPRKIKRPKRKMYREEPTSIMNAIKLRPRQVLCDKCKNSVVAEKKEIRKGSSASDSSKYEDKKRRNESMTTVNKKLKTDHKVDGKNQNESQKRNAVVKVSNIAHSRGRVVKVSAQANTSKAQLSTKKVLQSKNMDHAKAREVLKIAKEKAQKKRNETSTSKNAHSKVHFTRRYQNPSSGSLPPRVRLKPQRYRNEENDSSLKTGLEKMRSGKMAPKPQSRCTSTRSAAQRH
- the PWWP2A gene encoding PWWP domain-containing protein 2A isoform X4 — protein: MAAVAAEAAATAASPGEGGAGEAEPEMEPIPGSEAGTDPLPVTATEASVPDGETDGQQSAPQADEPPLPPPPPPPGELARSPEAAGPELEAEEKLSVRVAESAAAAPQGGPELPPSPASPPEQPPAPEEREEPPLPQPVAPALVPPAGGDSTVSQLIPGSEVRVTLDHIIEDALVVSFRLGEKLFSGVLMDLSKRFGPHGIPVTVFPKREYKDKPEAMPLQSNTFQEGTEVKCEANGAVPDDPSPVPHPELSLAESLWTSKPPPLFHEGAPYPPPLFIRDTYNQSIPQPPPRKIKRPKRKMYREEPTSIMNAIKLRPRQVLCDKCKNSVVAEKKEIRKGSSASDSSKYEDKKRRNESMTTVNKKLKTDHKVDGKNQNESQKRNAVVKVSNIAHSRGRVVKVSAQANTSKAQLSTKKVLQSKNMDHAKAREVLKIAKEKAQKKRNETSTSKNAHSKVHFTRRYQNPSSGSLPPRVRLKPQRYRNEENDSSLKTGLEKMRSGKMAPKPQSRCTSTRSAGLFPVEVRMGVDEKRNP
- the PWWP2A gene encoding PWWP domain-containing protein 2A isoform X1; translation: MAAVAAEAAATAASPGEGGAGEAEPEMEPIPGSEAGTDPLPVTATEASVPDGETDGQQSAPQADEPPLPPPPPPPGELARSPEAAGPELEAEEKLSVRVAESAAAAPQGGPELPPSPASPPEQPPAPEEREEPPLPQPVAPALVPPAGGDSTVSQLIPGSEVRVTLDHIIEDALVVSFRLGEKLFSGVLMDLSKRFGPHGIPVTVFPKREYKDKPEAMPLQSNTFQEGTEVKCEANGAVPDDPSPVPHPELSLAESLWTSKPPPLFHEGAPYPPPLFIRDTYNQSIPQPPPRKIKRPKRKMYREEPTSIMNAIKLRPRQVLCDKCKNSVVAEKKEIRKGSSASDSSKYEDKKRRNESMTTVNKKLKTDHKVDGKNQNESQKRNAVVKVSNIAHSRGRVVKVSAQANTSKAQLSTKKVLQSKNMDHAKAREVLKIAKEKAQKKRNETSTSKNAHSKVHFTRRYQNPSSGSLPPRVRLKPQRYRNEENDSSLKTGLEKMRSGKMAPKPQSRCTSTRSAGEAPSENQSHSKGPEEASSEVQDTNEVHVPGDQDEPQTLGKKGSKNNISVYMTLNQKKSDSSSASVCSIDSTDDLKSSNSECSSSESFDFPPGSMHAPSTSSTSSSSKEEKKLSNSLKMKVFSKNVSKCVTPDGRTICVGDIVWAKIYGFPWWPARILTITVSRKDNGLLVRQEARISWFGSPTTSFLALSQLSPFLENFQSRFNKKRKGLYRKAITEAAKAAKQLTPEVRALLTQFET
- the PWWP2A gene encoding PWWP domain-containing protein 2A isoform X3 → MPLQSNTFQEGTEVKCEANGAVPDDPSPVPHPELSLAESLWTSKPPPLFHEGAPYPPPLFIRDTYNQSIPQPPPRKIKRPKRKMYREEPTSIMNAIKLRPRQVLCDKCKNSVVAEKKEIRKGSSASDSSKYEDKKRRNESMTTVNKKLKTDHKVDGKNQNESQKRNAVVKVSNIAHSRGRVVKVSAQANTSKAQLSTKKVLQSKNMDHAKAREVLKIAKEKAQKKRNETSTSKNAHSKVHFTRRYQNPSSGSLPPRVRLKPQRYRNEENDSSLKTGLEKMRSGKMAPKPQSRCTSTRSAGEAPSENQSHSKGPEEASSEVQDTNEVHVPGDQDEPQTLGKKGSKNNISVYMTLNQKKSDSSSASVCSIDSTDDLKSSNSECSSSESFDFPPGSMHAPSTSSTSSSSKEEKKLSNSLKMKVFSKNVSKCVTPDGRTICVGDIVWAKIYGFPWWPARILTITVSRKDNGLLVRQEARISWFGSPTTSFLALSQLSPFLENFQSRFNKKRKGLYRKAITEAAKAAKQLTPEVRALLTQFET
- the PWWP2A gene encoding PWWP domain-containing protein 2A isoform X2, with amino-acid sequence MAAVAAEAAATAASPGEGGAGEAEPEMEPIPGSEAGTDPLPVTATEASVPDGETDGQQSAPQADEPPLPPPPPPPGELARSPEAAGPELEAEEKLSVRVAESAAAAPQGGPELPPSPASPPEQPPAPEEREEPPLPQPVAPALVPPAGGDSTVSQLIPGSEVRVTLDHIIEDALVVSFRLGEKLFSGVLMDLSKRFGPHGIPVTVFPKREYKDKPEAMPLQSNTFQEGTEVKCEANGAVPDDPSPVPHPELSLAESLWTSKPPPLFHEGAPYPPPLFIRDTYNQSIPQPPPRKIKRPKRKMYREEPTSIMNAIKLRPRQVLCDKCKNSVVAEKKEIRKGSSASDSSKYEDKKRRNESMTTVNKKLKTDHKVDGKNQNESQKRNAVVKVSNIAHSRGRVVKVSAQANTSKAQLSTKKVLQSKNMDHAKAREVLKIAKEKAQKKRNETSTSKNAHSKVHFTRRYQNPSSGSLPPRVRLKPQRYRNEENDSSLKTGLEKMRSGKMAPKPQSRCTSTRSAGLNKWQLLHQTVTSPAAPLQCLTDHCGFRLGALKLTVKRAAQRH